In Candidatus Pantoea floridensis, a single genomic region encodes these proteins:
- a CDS encoding sigma-70 family RNA polymerase sigma factor: protein MEEKKITSTEVRQHLAAHLARMWRYAMVLSRNRDVAEELVQSTCVRALERAHHYTPGTRIDRWLFTVLHSVWINELRAQRVRVGQGFVDSDELVAPDLQTLSDERLQYANVMQRVGQLPEAQRNAVFLVYVEGFTYQEAAATLAVPIGTIMSRLAAARSTLAGAITARPEIREKRL from the coding sequence TTGGAGGAGAAAAAAATCACCAGCACTGAAGTTCGTCAGCATTTAGCCGCGCATCTGGCACGCATGTGGCGTTACGCGATGGTGTTATCACGTAATCGCGACGTGGCCGAAGAACTGGTGCAGTCTACCTGCGTGCGGGCGCTCGAGCGCGCTCACCACTACACGCCGGGCACGCGCATCGACCGCTGGTTATTTACCGTGCTGCACTCAGTGTGGATTAACGAACTTCGGGCGCAGCGGGTTCGCGTGGGACAAGGTTTCGTCGATAGCGATGAGTTGGTGGCACCCGATCTGCAGACGCTCAGCGATGAGCGCTTGCAGTACGCCAATGTGATGCAGCGCGTTGGTCAGCTGCCGGAAGCACAGCGTAACGCGGTCTTTCTGGTTTACGTTGAAGGCTTTACCTACCAGGAGGCCGCCGCTACGCTGGCGGTGCCCATTGGTACCATCATGAGCCGCCTCGCCGCGGCGCGTAGCACCTTGGCCGGCGCCATCACCGCGCGGCCAGAGATAAGGGAGAAACGTTTGTGA
- a CDS encoding tetratricopeptide repeat protein, translated as MKTIMKLRWLAMPALLLALHVPAALAMGDDDSDKKTPDCPKGQVYDSKSKSCVPEKTSMLSDSDKTQYAYHLAKKGEYQAALTLLDTLHNQNTKEAWNYRGYATRKLGRTDEGMRYYQKSIALDPKYAKVREYLGEAWMIKGRPDLAQEQLTIIKSLCGVDCEEYRDLHAAIQGHPEA; from the coding sequence ATGAAGACGATAATGAAGTTACGTTGGTTAGCGATGCCGGCTTTGCTGTTGGCGCTGCATGTACCGGCTGCACTGGCGATGGGCGACGATGATAGCGACAAAAAAACGCCGGATTGCCCGAAAGGTCAGGTTTATGACAGTAAATCCAAATCCTGCGTGCCAGAAAAAACCAGCATGCTGAGCGACAGTGATAAGACCCAATACGCCTATCATCTGGCGAAAAAAGGCGAATACCAGGCTGCATTAACTCTGTTGGATACGTTACATAATCAGAACACGAAAGAAGCGTGGAATTATCGTGGTTATGCCACGCGCAAGCTGGGACGCACCGATGAAGGTATGCGTTATTATCAGAAATCGATCGCGCTGGATCCCAAATATGCCAAAGTGCGCGAATACCTCGGGGAAGCCTGGATGATCAAAGGTCGTCCGGATCTGGCGCAAGAGCAGCTCACCATTATTAAATCGTTATGTGGCGTTGATTGCGAAGAGTACCGCGATTTACACGCGGCCATTCAGGGACATCCTGAAGCCTGA
- a CDS encoding efflux RND transporter periplasmic adaptor subunit, giving the protein MLNISKKWLSIALALLIILLLIWHYAGSGTKPNTVVTAVVRQGDIENVIAATGKMDAVERVNVGAQVSGQVKKLYIKTGDNVRKGELIAEIDDQPQRSDLRNAQAALSVAQADLATREATLVRQSAQFKRLQQMIKTNAVSRQDFDEAAEAWSIAQAELTAQKARVIQAQIEVDKKQLDLGYTRIMAPMDGTVVAIVTKQGQTVNAVQTAPTIAKLAQLGTMTIKVQISEADINNVQPGQKAWFTTFSNPDKRYNATLRSLELAPESVMKDDALMGNSESTPSSTTNAAVYYNALLDVPNPDNALRISMTAQVNLLRDAAKNTLLVPVQATKKDADGKTYVEIPDAENKPVKRLITTGISDSVDIQVLSGLTTGEKVILATQTAGADKVVM; this is encoded by the coding sequence ATGCTCAATATCTCAAAGAAGTGGTTGTCGATCGCGCTCGCGCTGCTCATTATCCTGCTGCTCATCTGGCACTACGCCGGTTCAGGCACTAAACCGAATACCGTTGTGACCGCCGTGGTGCGCCAGGGCGACATCGAAAATGTGATTGCCGCAACCGGCAAAATGGATGCGGTGGAACGCGTCAATGTGGGGGCTCAGGTCTCCGGTCAGGTAAAAAAACTCTATATCAAGACCGGCGACAACGTGCGTAAAGGAGAGCTGATTGCCGAGATTGACGATCAGCCCCAGCGTAGCGATTTGCGCAATGCTCAGGCAGCGCTTAGCGTAGCGCAGGCCGATTTAGCGACGCGTGAAGCCACGCTGGTGCGACAGTCGGCGCAGTTCAAACGTTTGCAGCAGATGATTAAAACCAATGCGGTATCGCGCCAGGATTTTGACGAAGCCGCAGAAGCGTGGAGCATTGCGCAGGCGGAGCTGACGGCACAGAAAGCGCGCGTGATTCAGGCACAAATTGAGGTAGATAAGAAACAGCTCGATCTCGGTTACACCCGCATCATGGCGCCGATGGACGGCACCGTGGTCGCCATTGTCACCAAACAAGGCCAGACGGTGAATGCCGTGCAAACCGCGCCGACTATCGCCAAGCTGGCGCAGCTGGGCACCATGACCATCAAAGTGCAGATTTCTGAAGCAGACATCAATAACGTTCAGCCAGGCCAAAAGGCGTGGTTCACAACTTTCTCCAACCCGGATAAGCGCTATAACGCCACTTTGCGCAGCCTCGAACTGGCCCCCGAATCGGTGATGAAAGATGATGCGCTGATGGGCAACAGTGAAAGCACGCCGAGCAGCACGACGAACGCCGCAGTCTATTACAACGCCCTGCTCGATGTGCCGAACCCGGACAATGCGCTACGCATCTCCATGACGGCGCAGGTCAATCTGCTGCGCGATGCCGCTAAAAATACCCTGCTGGTGCCGGTGCAGGCGACAAAGAAAGATGCCGACGGTAAAACTTACGTCGAAATCCCTGATGCAGAAAATAAGCCGGTTAAACGTCTTATCACCACCGGCATTTCTGACAGTGTTGATATTCAGGTGCTGAGCGGATTAACAACCGGTGAAAAAGTGATTCTTGCTACCCAGACGGCGGGCGCAGACAAGGTGGTGATGTGA
- a CDS encoding MacB family efflux pump subunit, producing MNIIELKNIQRSYVNGSQSLHVLKNINLSIASGELVAIIGPSGSGKSTLLNILGCLDAPDSGDYLIGGQHTATLSPDALAKVRREHIGFIFQRYHLMPDLSALSNVEIPSIYANLQGKARLQRAAALLARLGLEGREHHKPGELSGGQQQRVSIARALINGAEIILADEPTGALDSHSGEEVLRILHDLNREGHTVIIVTHDMKVAQHADRIIEIQDGEIFADSGRKQDTTRARYIPAARKSQSKLRGWVDRLRESLRMALNAMNAHRLRTALTMTGIIFGIAAVVTVVALGQGARQKTLESISGLGTNVVSVYAGGDFVEDEAHPVLTLVMADAEVIARQQFVAAVSPEMIASQPIRYLSNASKTSVYGVGKEYFQIQGIKLLEGSNFSDERHARQEIIIDTNTRNKLFGEHGDSPIGKMIVLGSVPVRVIGVADNNDGMSPNRLSVWLPWSTVMYRISGQTALTSISIKLKDDVVSGPAVESLTQLLTTRHGTKDFLMFNRDKYRKAIEDAAATLTLLILLVASIALMIGSIGVMNIMLVSVTERTHEIGVRMAVGARRGDIMQQFMIEAVLVCLVGGSLGVALALVIGPIISLLAGGMITAIFSWQSAGAAFACSTIIGMIFGYLPARKAARMDPVAALASE from the coding sequence GTGAATATCATCGAACTGAAAAACATTCAGCGCAGCTATGTTAACGGTTCGCAATCTCTGCACGTGCTGAAAAACATTAACCTGAGCATCGCCAGCGGCGAGTTGGTAGCGATCATTGGACCTTCCGGCTCGGGAAAATCCACGCTGCTGAATATTCTTGGCTGTCTTGATGCGCCGGACAGCGGCGATTATTTGATTGGCGGCCAGCATACCGCCACGTTATCACCGGACGCGCTGGCGAAAGTGCGGCGTGAACATATTGGCTTTATCTTCCAGCGCTATCATTTAATGCCGGACCTTAGCGCTTTAAGCAACGTTGAAATTCCCTCCATTTACGCCAATCTGCAAGGCAAAGCGCGGCTGCAACGGGCGGCGGCGCTGCTGGCACGTTTGGGTCTGGAAGGACGCGAACATCACAAACCGGGTGAACTTTCCGGCGGCCAGCAGCAGCGCGTGAGCATTGCGCGCGCGCTGATCAACGGTGCTGAAATCATTCTCGCCGATGAACCGACTGGCGCGCTGGACTCACATTCCGGTGAAGAGGTGCTGCGTATCCTGCACGATCTCAATCGTGAAGGTCACACCGTGATCATCGTGACGCATGATATGAAAGTGGCACAGCACGCCGATCGTATTATTGAGATCCAGGATGGTGAGATTTTTGCCGATAGCGGTCGCAAACAGGACACGACGCGCGCGCGTTATATCCCCGCGGCCCGAAAAAGTCAGAGCAAATTGCGCGGATGGGTTGATCGCTTGCGTGAATCGCTGCGCATGGCGTTGAATGCCATGAACGCACATCGGCTCCGTACCGCATTGACCATGACCGGCATTATTTTTGGCATCGCGGCGGTGGTTACGGTGGTAGCACTCGGCCAGGGCGCACGGCAAAAAACGCTGGAGAGTATCTCCGGTCTCGGCACCAACGTGGTGTCGGTGTACGCCGGTGGCGATTTTGTCGAAGATGAAGCGCACCCGGTTTTGACCCTGGTGATGGCAGATGCGGAAGTGATTGCGCGTCAACAGTTTGTCGCTGCTGTCAGTCCGGAGATGATCGCCAGCCAACCCATCCGCTATCTCTCTAACGCCTCGAAGACCTCGGTGTATGGCGTGGGTAAAGAATATTTCCAGATTCAGGGTATCAAACTGCTGGAGGGCAGCAACTTCAGTGATGAACGCCATGCACGCCAGGAGATCATCATTGATACCAACACGCGCAACAAGCTGTTTGGTGAACACGGCGACAGCCCAATTGGCAAAATGATCGTATTGGGTTCAGTGCCGGTGCGCGTCATTGGCGTCGCGGATAATAATGATGGCATGTCACCTAACCGGCTCAGCGTCTGGCTGCCGTGGAGCACGGTGATGTATCGCATCAGCGGGCAGACTGCGCTTACCAGCATCAGCATTAAGTTAAAAGATGACGTGGTCAGCGGCCCGGCGGTGGAGTCGTTGACGCAACTACTGACTACGCGACACGGCACCAAAGATTTCCTGATGTTTAACCGCGATAAATACCGTAAAGCCATTGAAGATGCGGCGGCAACGTTAACCTTGTTGATTCTGTTAGTGGCATCAATTGCGCTGATGATTGGCAGCATTGGCGTGATGAACATCATGCTGGTGTCGGTCACGGAACGTACCCACGAAATCGGCGTGCGCATGGCGGTTGGCGCGCGGCGTGGTGACATTATGCAGCAATTTATGATTGAAGCGGTGCTGGTATGCCTGGTCGGCGGATCGCTCGGCGTCGCGTTAGCGCTGGTGATTGGCCCCATTATTAGCCTGCTGGCGGGCGGCATGATCACCGCAATATTCTCGTGGCAATCGGCAGGCGCAGCCTTTGCCTGCTCCACCATTATCGGCATGATTTTTGGCTACTTGCCGGCCCGCAAAGCGGCGCGCATGGATCCGGTCGCGGCATTAGCCAGCGAGTGA
- a CDS encoding MurR/RpiR family transcriptional regulator — MTDNENILLHLRQGLPGYSPTLQKLGDFILTEPQRVLYLTITELARETETSEASVTRLCRHLGCKGYTEFKMALALDVQHSQPAAIASGDSIDMLVEETVQALRDTGKFIHREVLQQAVDALHQAKSIQIYGVAASAITGEYLHYRLLRLGKSAQLFGDMHRAAMNASTLSTGDLVIAISASGSTKDVMHVVKVAKKQGAQVLMLSNTLRSPMGSLADMLLVAARPEGPFNAGALGGKVGAMLLVEVLINELMTHDARYLAASQQTATATLPMLI; from the coding sequence ATGACGGACAATGAAAACATCTTGCTGCACCTGCGACAGGGATTGCCGGGCTACAGCCCAACGCTGCAAAAGTTGGGCGATTTCATACTCACCGAACCGCAGAGAGTGTTGTATCTCACCATCACCGAGCTGGCGCGCGAGACCGAAACCAGCGAAGCCAGCGTGACGCGTCTCTGCCGTCATTTGGGCTGCAAAGGTTATACCGAATTCAAAATGGCGCTGGCGCTGGATGTACAGCACAGCCAGCCCGCGGCGATCGCCAGCGGTGATAGCATCGACATGCTGGTAGAAGAAACCGTGCAGGCATTACGCGATACCGGAAAATTCATTCATCGCGAAGTGCTTCAGCAGGCGGTAGATGCGCTGCATCAGGCCAAATCGATCCAGATTTACGGCGTAGCCGCCAGTGCGATCACCGGTGAATATTTGCACTATCGTTTGTTGCGCTTAGGTAAATCGGCACAGCTATTTGGTGATATGCATCGCGCGGCGATGAACGCCTCGACTTTATCCACGGGCGATTTGGTGATCGCTATCTCTGCTTCCGGATCGACTAAAGATGTGATGCACGTGGTGAAGGTGGCAAAAAAGCAGGGCGCTCAGGTGCTGATGTTGAGTAATACGCTGCGCAGTCCGATGGGCAGTTTAGCGGATATGTTGCTGGTGGCCGCGCGCCCCGAGGGGCCGTTCAATGCCGGAGCGCTGGGCGGTAAAGTGGGAGCGATGCTGCTGGTAGAAGTGCTGATTAATGAACTGATGACGCACGATGCGCGTTATCTGGCGGCAAGTCAGCAAACGGCCACTGCGACCTTGCCGATGTTGATCTGA
- a CDS encoding PTS transporter subunit EIIC: protein MSSHFSGASSGSWFEKAQRFGKSFMLPIAVLPAAGLLLGIGGALSNPNTIQAYPFLDVAWLQGVFTIMASAGSVVFANLAVLFAVGVAVGLAKGDKGTAGLASLLAYLVMNATINALLTLTGVMAESHLSAVGQGMALGIQTLETGVFGGVIIGLVTAILHNRYNKIALPQFLGFFGGSRFVPIISSLAAILVGAAMTIVWPHFQKLIFGLGGLVDATGYFGTFIYGFVLRMLGPFGLHHIFYLPFWTTALGGSEVINGHLVEGTQRIFFAQLADPTTQQFYVGTSRFMSGRFITMMFGLIGACLAMYHTARPENRKRVAGLLLSAALTSFLTGITEPIEFSFLFVAPVLYVIHALFDGLAFMIAHLLHITIGQTFSGGLIDFILFGVLQGEAKTHWWYVPLVGVPWFLLYYFSFRLLISRFNFKTPGREDSNIESAPLVVGERPQQVIAALGGKANIVELDCCATRLRITLLDGSKLNEDALKATGARAVIQRGKGVQVIYGPHVTIIKNEVEELLAL from the coding sequence ATGTCATCACACTTTAGCGGTGCTTCCTCAGGCAGCTGGTTTGAAAAAGCCCAGCGCTTTGGTAAGTCGTTTATGTTGCCAATTGCCGTTCTCCCGGCGGCGGGATTGCTGCTGGGTATTGGCGGCGCCCTCTCCAATCCCAACACGATTCAAGCCTATCCATTTCTCGATGTTGCCTGGCTACAGGGCGTGTTCACAATCATGGCGAGTGCCGGTTCGGTGGTGTTTGCCAACCTCGCGGTGCTGTTTGCGGTGGGTGTCGCGGTAGGATTGGCCAAAGGTGATAAAGGGACTGCGGGTCTTGCCTCGCTACTGGCTTATCTGGTGATGAATGCCACCATCAACGCGCTCCTCACGCTAACCGGCGTGATGGCAGAAAGCCATCTCAGCGCGGTGGGACAAGGCATGGCACTCGGCATTCAGACGCTGGAAACGGGCGTGTTTGGTGGCGTAATTATTGGCTTGGTGACGGCAATACTGCACAACCGTTACAACAAAATTGCGCTGCCGCAGTTTCTTGGCTTCTTTGGCGGCTCGCGTTTCGTGCCGATCATCAGTTCGTTGGCCGCCATTTTAGTCGGTGCGGCGATGACTATCGTCTGGCCGCACTTTCAAAAGTTGATTTTTGGTCTGGGCGGGTTAGTGGATGCAACCGGCTATTTCGGCACCTTTATTTACGGCTTCGTGCTGCGCATGCTCGGCCCGTTTGGCCTGCATCACATCTTCTATCTGCCATTCTGGACCACAGCGCTTGGAGGGAGCGAAGTGATCAATGGGCATTTGGTGGAAGGGACGCAGCGTATCTTCTTCGCCCAGCTCGCCGATCCCACTACGCAGCAATTCTATGTCGGTACATCACGCTTTATGTCCGGTCGCTTCATCACCATGATGTTTGGCCTGATTGGCGCATGTCTGGCGATGTATCACACCGCCAGACCGGAAAATCGTAAGCGCGTGGCCGGCTTGTTGTTATCAGCGGCGTTAACCTCCTTCCTCACGGGCATTACCGAACCGATTGAGTTCTCATTTCTCTTCGTTGCGCCGGTGCTCTACGTGATTCACGCCCTGTTCGATGGCCTGGCGTTTATGATCGCCCACCTCCTGCATATCACCATCGGCCAGACATTCTCCGGCGGCCTGATTGATTTCATTCTTTTCGGCGTATTACAGGGCGAAGCGAAAACCCATTGGTGGTATGTACCGCTGGTTGGCGTGCCGTGGTTCCTGCTCTATTACTTTTCCTTCCGCCTGCTGATTAGCCGTTTCAATTTCAAAACTCCCGGCCGCGAAGACAGCAACATCGAAAGCGCTCCCTTGGTGGTTGGCGAGCGTCCACAGCAGGTGATCGCCGCATTAGGCGGCAAAGCGAATATTGTCGAGCTGGATTGCTGCGCCACACGCTTGCGTATCACCCTGCTGGATGGCAGCAAACTCAATGAAGACGCACTGAAAGCCACCGGCGCCCGCGCGGTGATCCAACGTGGCAAAGGCGTGCAGGTAATTTATGGTCCGCACGTCACCATTATCAAAAATGAAGTAGAGGAGTTACTCGCGCTATGA
- a CDS encoding N-acetylmannosamine-6-phosphate 2-epimerase — protein MKAPMLAQIKGKLVVSCQALENEPLHSPFIMSRMALAAKEGGAAAIRANSLIDVQQIMQTVNLPIIAIIKRDYPGSDVYITATLQEVDELMVANPAMIALDATFHQRSGDLQLPALVAAIRQRYPQLLLMADIATVEEARQASQLGFDCVGTTLHGYTAETQGCYLAANEYRFLRDVLAAVNVPVIAEGNVETPAMAARCLALGAHAVVVGGAITRPQQITRRFVDAMR, from the coding sequence ATGAAAGCACCCATGCTGGCACAGATTAAAGGAAAACTGGTGGTCTCGTGCCAGGCGCTGGAAAATGAGCCGTTGCACAGTCCATTTATTATGTCGCGCATGGCGTTGGCGGCCAAAGAAGGCGGCGCGGCAGCGATTCGCGCTAATAGCCTGATTGACGTGCAGCAGATTATGCAAACCGTAAATCTGCCGATTATTGCCATTATCAAGCGCGACTATCCCGGCAGCGATGTCTATATCACCGCCACCTTGCAAGAAGTGGATGAGCTGATGGTGGCGAACCCCGCGATGATTGCTCTGGATGCTACGTTCCATCAACGCTCTGGCGACCTGCAGCTGCCCGCGCTGGTGGCAGCAATTCGCCAGCGCTATCCACAGCTGCTGCTGATGGCCGACATTGCTACGGTTGAAGAGGCCCGTCAGGCATCTCAGTTAGGCTTTGACTGCGTGGGCACCACGCTGCACGGTTACACCGCGGAAACGCAAGGCTGTTATTTGGCGGCCAATGAGTACCGCTTTCTGCGCGACGTGCTTGCAGCGGTCAACGTGCCGGTGATTGCCGAAGGGAATGTTGAAACGCCAGCTATGGCGGCACGCTGCCTCGCCCTTGGGGCGCATGCGGTGGTGGTCGGCGGTGCGATTACGCGTCCGCAACAGATCACTCGTCGCTTTGTGGATGCGATGCGTTAA
- a CDS encoding cupin domain-containing protein has protein sequence MKTYVSKNYTPANAWDALDIANFSGTSVRLHWTNQPYKWHINDGEEVFAVLDGTVEMHYREAGEVQSVLLNTGDIFYASIGTEHVAHPQGEARVLVIEKAGSI, from the coding sequence ATGAAAACGTATGTCAGTAAAAATTACACACCCGCTAATGCATGGGATGCGCTAGACATCGCAAATTTCTCAGGCACCAGCGTGCGTTTGCACTGGACCAATCAACCTTACAAATGGCACATCAATGACGGAGAAGAAGTGTTTGCGGTGCTGGATGGCACGGTAGAGATGCATTACCGCGAAGCGGGAGAGGTGCAAAGCGTGTTGCTCAATACCGGCGATATCTTTTATGCCAGCATCGGCACTGAACATGTCGCGCATCCGCAAGGCGAAGCGCGCGTGCTGGTGATTGAGAAAGCGGGCTCGATTTAG
- a CDS encoding YdgH/BhsA/McbA-like domain containing protein, translating into MKTIKTLSIAAVAALSLMSAASFAQSISVESSTLDGAEAKIAAQAQQQGAQYKITEANTNNRVHMTAELYK; encoded by the coding sequence ATGAAAACCATCAAAACACTGTCTATCGCCGCCGTTGCCGCTCTTTCACTGATGTCTGCTGCCAGCTTTGCACAAAGCATTTCAGTTGAGTCATCAACGCTTGATGGCGCAGAAGCGAAAATTGCCGCTCAGGCACAGCAGCAGGGCGCACAGTATAAAATTACTGAAGCTAACACCAATAACCGCGTTCACATGACTGCTGAGCTGTACAAATAA